From Flaviflexus ciconiae:
GTCCTAGCTCCCATGGCAGGTGTAACAAACCCTCCGTTCCGCAGGCTCTGCCGCGAAGCGGGAGAAGAGGGTGCCCGCATGGCGGGGTACACCGGCGCCTCCGGTTTCTACGTGTGCGAAATGGTGACCACAAGGGCGCTCGTCGAACGTCACCCCGAAACGATGCGGATGATCGAACCCGACCCGGAAGACCCCATCCGCTCCATCCAGCTCTACGGCGTCGAACCCAAGACCGTTGGTGCGGCGGTACGCATGCTTGTTGACGAAGACCGCGCTGACCACATTGACCTGAACTTTGGATGCCCGGTACCGAAGGTCACCCGCAAGGGCGGGGGAGCAGCCCTGCCCTGGAAAACGGACCTGTTCGCCGACCTCGTCAAGCAGGCCGTGGACAATGCTGGCGGCATTCCCGTCACCATCAAGACCCGCATCGGAATCGACGCCGACCACCAGACATATCTGGATGCTGGACGGATCGCACAGGATGCTGGCGTTGTCGCCATGGCGCTCCACGGGCGGACCATGGCCCAGCACTATGCTGGCAAGGCCGACTGGGACACCATCGCAACCCTCGTTGACGAACTCGACATTCCCGTCCTCGGCAACGGGGACCTGTTCAGTGCCGACGATGCCCAGGCCATGAGAGAGCACACCGAATGTGCAGGAGTTGTCGTAGGCAGGGGATGTCAGGGCAGGCCCTGGCTCTTCACGGACCTTGTCGCCGCCTCGCATGGCTCCACCGTCCGTGCCCGCCCCACCTTCCGCGAAGTCTCCGCCATCATCCACCGCCACGCCGAATACTCCATCGAACACTTCGGTGAAGAGCTCCGCGCAATGAGGGAAATGCGAAAGCACATCACCTGGTACCTGCGCGGCTTCGCCATCGGTGGCGAAAACCGTCGAGACCTCGCCCTCGTCTCCAGCCTCGCCGAACTCGACGAGCGTCTCGCCGCAATCCCCGACCAGGAATACCCGGAGGCAGCGGAGGGCCCCAGGGGCCGTGCCGGCACCGAGAAGAAGCCCCACCTGCCCGAATTCTGGCTCGACTCACGGGCCCTCTCACCCGAACAGTCCCTCAAAATCCAGGCGGCCGAAGTCAACATCTCCGGCGGCTGAGACCGAGCGCAGGCACAGCTGAGGCTCAGCACGCACATGCAAAAGACCGGCTGAACAGAACGCGTGAGCCCCCCGACGAAGCCGGATGTCAAGAAGCCCGACAACAACCGCCACGAAGCCGGTTGCCCTACGGCGCGTGCCCTCAACCAAACGGCAGCCTCGCGGTGTTGTGCACATCTGAACCAAAATAATATTGACAGCGGGCATCAGCCGCTGAGCAGGCTCATGTAAATGTCACCGCCGAGAAACTAGTAAGCTTCATACGTGGACTATGGGAGCATCGATGTTGAACGGTGGGCGCCTGAGGGCTCCCACAGCGTAGCCCGCTCGCACTTTGAACGGGACCGCGCCCGCGTACTCCATTCCTCCGGCCTGCGCCGCCTCGGCGCGAAAACACAGGTACTTGGACCGGCCACAAACGACTTTATCCGCACCCGCCTCACCCACACCCTCGAAGTAGCTCAGATCGGACGATCGCTCGCCAAATACATGGGAGCAGACCAGGACCTCGTCGAAACGGCATGCCTATGCCACGATCTCGGCCACCCGCCGTTTGGTCACAACGGTGAGCGTGCGCTCGCGGAAGTCTCCACCGACATCGGCGGCTTTGAAGGAAATGCACAGACGCTTCGCCTCATCACCCGCCTTGAACCGAAGAGATTCTTTCCCGACGGTCGGCCAGCCGGCATGAACCTCACGCGCGCGGCGGTCGACGCCACGATCAAATACCCGTGGGGCATCGAGGCCGGCAAACGGAAGTTCAACGTCTACGAGGACGACCGCGAGGTGTTCGAGTGGGCTCGGATGGGGAACAGGGGCCAGTGTGCGGAAGCGCAAATGATGGACCTCGCCGACGACATTGGCTATTCCGTACATGACGTTGAGGACGCCGTCGTCAAGGGACATCTCATTCTCGAAAATCTCGATAATGAACGAGAGCAAATCGTCGCTTCAACAGTTGATTGGTACGGGGGAGACGCTGATCGGCTCGATGCTGCTTTCGATCGCTTGTCCCCGCTATTCCCGAGAGGTACGCGGGATCCCAGCGTGACCTCGCCCAGCTGAAGGACCTCACGTCAAGCTTCATTGGCCGTTTCCTCACGGCCGTGACGGACGCGTCGCCGCGTTCGCTACGCTACGACGGGGAAGTTGTTATTCCCCGGGATATCGAGGATGAGATCCTGCTGCTGAAGGGAATCTCGGTCACCTTTGTCATGGCTCCACGGGAGCTTGAGCCAACGTATCTTTCCCAGCGGTCCGTTCTCTTTGACCTGGTGGATGCTCTTTGGGATAGGCCGGGCGAAATGGAGCCGATGTACCTCGAGCCCTACCGTGAGGCCGGGGATGAGAAATCGAAGCTCCGCTGCATTATCGACCAGGTCGCGGCCCTCACCGACCAGTCGGCGATGTCCTGGCATGCTCGGCTGTGCGGAATGCTGAGGAATCCGCTGTGATTCCCAGAGAAGACATCGACAAGGTTCGGGAACGGATCCAGATCGAGGACATTGTTTCTGACTACGTGTCGCTCCGGAACGCGGGCACGGGATCGATGAAAGGCCTGTGCCCGTTCCATGATGAGAAGACCCCGTCGTTCCACGTGCGCCCGCACGTGGGCAGGTGGCACTGCTTCGGCTGCGGCGAAGGTGGGGACGTTTTCTCCTTCGTTGAAAGAATTGAACACATCCCGTTCATCGAAGCCGTCCAATTCCTTGCCCGCAAGGCGGGCATTGAACTTCGTGACGAGAAGGGGCCCAGCCAGAACCGGGGGGTGACCCGTGCACGGCTCGTTGATGCTCACACCATTGCGGTCGAGTTTTACCGTGATCAGCTCGCGAAGAATCCTGCCGCCCAAGAGTTCCTCACCGGACGCGGATTCGATCGGGACGTCATCGATTCCTTCGAGGTTGGTTATTCCCCGGATTCGTGGGATGAACTCCTGCGACACCTGAGAGGCAGGGGCTTCACGGAGAAGGAGCTTGCCGCGACGGGTCTTTTCTCGACCGGTAACCGTGGCATGTACGACAGGTTCCGCGGCCGCATCATGTGGCCCATCCACTCCATCACCGGTGAAACGATCGGCTTTGGTGCCCGGATCATGGGGGATGGACAGCCGAAGTACCTCAACACCCCCGAAACTCAGCTCTACCAAAAGTCCAAGGTTCTCTACGGCCTTGACCGGGCAAAAAAGCAGATCAGCACCGAGCGCAAAGTTGTGATCGTTGAGGGGTACACGGATGTCATGGCGGCGCATCTCGCCGGCATTGAATCGGCTGTTGCAACCTGCGGCACGGCCTTCGGTACTGAGCACACGAAGATTGTTCGCCGCCTCATCGGTGACTCGGCTTCCCCTTCCGCGGGTGTTCAGCTCTCTTCCGGCAGGTCTGTCGGCGGAGAAATTATCTTCACGTTCGATGGTGATGAAGCCGGCCAAAAGGCCGCACTGCGTGCGTACGAGGAAGACCAGTCGTTTGCGGCCCAGACCTTTATTGCCGTTGATAAGGAAGGCCGGGATCCCGCGGATGTCAGACAACAGGATGGTGATGAGGGGGTGCGCGAGCTCGTCGAATCTCGTGAACCGCTCTTTGCCTTTGCGATCCGTTCCGTCCTCAAGGGCGCCCGTCTAGAAACGGCGGAAGGCAGAGTGGCCGGGCTACGCGCTGCGGCCCCCATGGTTGCCGGAATCCGAGACCGCGTTCTTCGAGGCGAATACACGCGTCAGCTTTCCGGCTGGCTGGGCATGGATGAAGACACGGTCCGTACCTACGTGCGGAACGCCGGCGGGCCGCAGGGTCAGGCACGACAAACTCCCGCACAGCTTGCTCCCCGTAATCAACTGCGCGATCCGATCGAACGGATCGAGAGGGAAGCCCTGGAAGTCATTCTGCAAATGCCGAACTACGCGAGAGCCGCCGGGGTCGATGATCTTCCTGCGGAAACGTTTGTTGTGCCCGTGCACCGCTCCGTTCACGACGCTATTCGGGCCGCGGGTGGTGTGGCTGCCTATGCGGCAAAGGAAGAAGAACTGCAGAGCCGCGGTGTTCCCGATCCCGCTGGCAAGGCCAGTTCCTGGTTTGTGGAAGAGGTTTCTGAGCGCGCGGAACCCGAGGTCGTTGCCGCTATTTCGCAGATTTCGGTGGCACCGATCCCGCAGCACGACCCGGCTGGCCTGTGGGCCTACGCTCGCGGAATTATTCTGTCGCTCTTGCGACTCGGAGTGACCAGGCAAATCGGTGAAATTCGGGGACGACTACAGCGCACTGATCCCGATGACGACAACTATGTTGCGCTGTTTACCAGGCTCATGCAGTTGGAGAAGCAGAAGCGAGCCTACGAGGAGGCCTAGCGACGCCTTAGATGAGGATGAGTAGGGCCTGCCAAAAGATCTTTGGGATTCCTGAGAGTGACGTCGAGATAGGGCAGTGCCCGGGATGTACCCATGTAGACGTGCTCGTCGGCAAACTTATCGCCCCTGGTGGTGCCTCGGTTGATGATGACGATCGGTTGCCCAACCTTGGCTGTTTCGCGAACAAACCTCATGGCCGACGCCACGGATAGCGAGCTTCCCGCAACAAGAAGCGCATCGGATTGCGCGCAGATGGCACGCCCCTCCTCGATGTCGTCCTTGCGGACCGTGCCACCGAAGAACACCACATCGGTGCGGAGAATACCGCCGCACCGTGGGCAGTCCGCCACGACGAATCCCGCGGTGTCGGCGATTGCCGCGTCGGTGTCGGGTGCGATCTCAGCATCGGCAACGTGACGTTCGGTCCACCCCGGGTTAAGCTCCGTCAGCTTCTTATGTAGCTCGGCGCGGTCGATAAACATGCCGCACTGGGTGCAAACAACCCGGTCGCCTCTCCCGTGCAGGTTAACAAGCCTCGTTGTTCCCGCGGATGCATGGAGCATGTCGATATTCTGGGTGATAACACCGGTGACGATACCCCGTTGCTCCAGGTGTGCGAGGGCGTAGTGTCCGGCGTTCGGGATCGCACGGTAGGGGCGGGACCATCCCACATGGTTGCGTGCCCAATAGTGGGAGCGCATTGGGGAACTGGCCATGAACTGCTGCAACGTCATCGGGTGGCGAGGCGGTGAACCGGGGGAACGGTAGTCGGGCAGGCCCGAATCAGTTGAGATTCCGGCACCCGTAATAACGGCGAGCTTCTTCCCCTGCAGGATCTCGATCGCGCGTGCCATCGCCTCATCGAGATTTTCAGGTTCGGGCAGAGCTGCCTCGGCGGGTGGTGCTTCGATGTGTTTGATTCGTAGATTCGGTACAGAACCGCCCGGGAAGAAGTCCTCAATCGAATTGGCCATACCCGTATTACATCACGGGTCAAGAATTCCTCATTCGGGAGGTTACCTAGGCGCGCGGTTGCGCAGGAAATGTGGGAGCCGAGTCAAGAGGTTGTCACGAGCGATGCGAAGCATGATCGATTTCTGCAGCTTCTTTCGACGTTCTGAGACCTGGCTCACGGACCCGTTCATGTTGGCTCGGTAACCCGGGTGATACCGGGGTGAGACTTGGGAATCAATGGGTGGAGCCTGTCAAGTTGTTTGTGTAAGTGGGGGTGGCGGTTTAATGGGTTTTGGAGGTAGGGCTGGATACGGTCGGGGTATGCCAGAGCGAGTTGGGCGAGTGCTTATTTCCAGTTCGTGACCGTGAGTCTTTCCTTGTGCCCCCAACAGGACTCGAACCTGTGACCTATGGATTATGAGTCCACTGCTCTAACCGACTGAGCTATAGGGGCGGGCCTTCACAATTCTAGATGAATCATCGGTAGATCATGAAATGCGCCGGTGCCACGCGATGTTGTTGTCACTGCTGACCTTCATCGTGTCAGCAATCGGTGCTTGCGGCCGGTACCGACCGGCCGGTGCCGTGGTGGGCACGCAGATACAAGTCCTCGGTGGCTCTCAGTCGACCCCAGGCATTGGCCTTGAATTAAGAGATTCAAGGTGCTGCGCTGGGTGGGTGGGAGAGCGGCATTTACGGCTGACTGCCGCGGCGTCTTCCTCGTATCTCCTACGAGTTGAGGATGTTCCTTCTCTTAAAGCCTGCAATGCCGACGAGTGCAAGCAGGCATGCGAAGACCGTCATCACCACAAGGGGCAGGGGTGCAGGGTCTGTCCAGGGCACCAGCGGCACATGCGCGATTGGGGAGAGATTGCTTAGCCACTGTGGGAGGTTCAGCAGGTCGCCTAGGAAAACCTCAATGGCTATGAAGGTAACGAAGGCCCAGGCCATGCCCGTGAACCTCGGTGTGATTCCGTAGAGTGCAAAGGCGATAGCCCCGGTGACGGCAATGGCGGGGAGGTAGGCGGCTGAAGCGCTCGTTAGTTCCCGTGTCCACGACCAGTTGCCAGTGGCTGCGGAGAGGCCAAGGCCTGCGCCAAGCCCCAGGAACAGCATGGAGATGATCGCGTAGACGAGTGCAATTCCTGCCCAGGTTGTCATGACTTTCGTTCGCGGTGTTCCCGAGATGATGGTTGCTCCGACGCGGCCTTCTGTTTCTTCGCTCTTTAAATGAAGGATTGCGGAAACGAGAAGGATCAGCGGGCCGATCGCCAGGAAGGCAAGGATGATTGCGGCAAACGACAGCGTCAGGTCATCGAGGGAGATGGGGACCCATTCGCCGATTGCAGGATTGTCCTCCACCATGCCATCAATCGAGTTCGCGAGGCTTCCAAATGCGACCGCGAAGATAAAGACGCCGATCGTCCATCCAACAAAGTTTCCGGTCAGCAGGTGGCGCGGTATGCCAATGGGGGAGAGAAGGCCCGTGGATGCTTCGGCCGGTCCGGGTTGCGTTGGGCGAATGCCCTCGCCAAGGTCGCGGCGGATATTGAGCCTAATGGCGGCGATCAGGACAATGATAGTGAGTGCCAGGGACAGGGTGAGTGGCCACCAGCGCAGGTCAACGTAGAGCTTCGTTTGCTGGGCCCAGGCAATGGCCGAAAACCAGGACAGCCAGGAGCCCTCCGGGTTGATGACATCACCGATGCCGCGAATGATGACGGCGATGCCGAGGGCTCCGAAGGCCATGCCGCTTGCGGTGCGACCGTGCTCAGTTAGCTGAGCAGTCAGGGTGGCGATGGCACCAAAGGCGAGACCGGTTGCTCCCGCCGCAACACCGAACGCGACAGAATCAATGCCCGTCATGCCCGAGGCAAAGAGGGCGAGGATGATGGCG
This genomic window contains:
- the dusB gene encoding tRNA dihydrouridine synthase DusB — its product is MPELNIGNLTATDVVLAPMAGVTNPPFRRLCREAGEEGARMAGYTGASGFYVCEMVTTRALVERHPETMRMIEPDPEDPIRSIQLYGVEPKTVGAAVRMLVDEDRADHIDLNFGCPVPKVTRKGGGAALPWKTDLFADLVKQAVDNAGGIPVTIKTRIGIDADHQTYLDAGRIAQDAGVVAMALHGRTMAQHYAGKADWDTIATLVDELDIPVLGNGDLFSADDAQAMREHTECAGVVVGRGCQGRPWLFTDLVAASHGSTVRARPTFREVSAIIHRHAEYSIEHFGEELRAMREMRKHITWYLRGFAIGGENRRDLALVSSLAELDERLAAIPDQEYPEAAEGPRGRAGTEKKPHLPEFWLDSRALSPEQSLKIQAAEVNISGG
- the dgt gene encoding dGTP triphosphohydrolase codes for the protein MDYGSIDVERWAPEGSHSVARSHFERDRARVLHSSGLRRLGAKTQVLGPATNDFIRTRLTHTLEVAQIGRSLAKYMGADQDLVETACLCHDLGHPPFGHNGERALAEVSTDIGGFEGNAQTLRLITRLEPKRFFPDGRPAGMNLTRAAVDATIKYPWGIEAGKRKFNVYEDDREVFEWARMGNRGQCAEAQMMDLADDIGYSVHDVEDAVVKGHLILENLDNEREQIVASTVDWYGGDADRLDAAFDRLSPLFPRGTRDPSVTSPS
- the dnaG gene encoding DNA primase; protein product: MIPREDIDKVRERIQIEDIVSDYVSLRNAGTGSMKGLCPFHDEKTPSFHVRPHVGRWHCFGCGEGGDVFSFVERIEHIPFIEAVQFLARKAGIELRDEKGPSQNRGVTRARLVDAHTIAVEFYRDQLAKNPAAQEFLTGRGFDRDVIDSFEVGYSPDSWDELLRHLRGRGFTEKELAATGLFSTGNRGMYDRFRGRIMWPIHSITGETIGFGARIMGDGQPKYLNTPETQLYQKSKVLYGLDRAKKQISTERKVVIVEGYTDVMAAHLAGIESAVATCGTAFGTEHTKIVRRLIGDSASPSAGVQLSSGRSVGGEIIFTFDGDEAGQKAALRAYEEDQSFAAQTFIAVDKEGRDPADVRQQDGDEGVRELVESREPLFAFAIRSVLKGARLETAEGRVAGLRAAAPMVAGIRDRVLRGEYTRQLSGWLGMDEDTVRTYVRNAGGPQGQARQTPAQLAPRNQLRDPIERIEREALEVILQMPNYARAAGVDDLPAETFVVPVHRSVHDAIRAAGGVAAYAAKEEELQSRGVPDPAGKASSWFVEEVSERAEPEVVAAISQISVAPIPQHDPAGLWAYARGIILSLLRLGVTRQIGEIRGRLQRTDPDDDNYVALFTRLMQLEKQKRAYEEA
- a CDS encoding Sir2 family NAD-dependent protein deacetylase produces the protein MANSIEDFFPGGSVPNLRIKHIEAPPAEAALPEPENLDEAMARAIEILQGKKLAVITGAGISTDSGLPDYRSPGSPPRHPMTLQQFMASSPMRSHYWARNHVGWSRPYRAIPNAGHYALAHLEQRGIVTGVITQNIDMLHASAGTTRLVNLHGRGDRVVCTQCGMFIDRAELHKKLTELNPGWTERHVADAEIAPDTDAAIADTAGFVVADCPRCGGILRTDVVFFGGTVRKDDIEEGRAICAQSDALLVAGSSLSVASAMRFVRETAKVGQPIVIINRGTTRGDKFADEHVYMGTSRALPYLDVTLRNPKDLLAGPTHPHLRRR
- a CDS encoding ABC transporter permease, which translates into the protein MTTAVEDARSSASAPSRFTGTGFLLSFYLRLDRIRIISWTLGFFLLIWASVIGMENAYPTPEALQGRATLMSNPAAVMMTGPAFALDNYTFGAMLANELALWVFLPTAIMSILLVVRHTRQEEESGRMEVLLALPVGRFAPITATMGIVAIANIAVSLAIILALFASGMTGIDSVAFGVAAGATGLAFGAIATLTAQLTEHGRTASGMAFGALGIAVIIRGIGDVINPEGSWLSWFSAIAWAQQTKLYVDLRWWPLTLSLALTIIVLIAAIRLNIRRDLGEGIRPTQPGPAEASTGLLSPIGIPRHLLTGNFVGWTIGVFIFAVAFGSLANSIDGMVEDNPAIGEWVPISLDDLTLSFAAIILAFLAIGPLILLVSAILHLKSEETEGRVGATIISGTPRTKVMTTWAGIALVYAIISMLFLGLGAGLGLSAATGNWSWTRELTSASAAYLPAIAVTGAIAFALYGITPRFTGMAWAFVTFIAIEVFLGDLLNLPQWLSNLSPIAHVPLVPWTDPAPLPLVVMTVFACLLALVGIAGFKRRNILNS